Below is a genomic region from Fusobacterium nucleatum.
AAGCTCCCTTTGTAAAAACAATATATTTACCTTTTTTATCTTCATAAAGAACTGTCATTAATTTTCTAACAGAATCAAAAGGAATTTCTGAAATTCTTTTACTATCTTTTCTTTCATCTCTAAAAGACATATCATATTTTTGTGTAAGGTGAATAAGAGCAGTTTCTGTTGGATCACCTATTGTATCTGTTGCATCAGTACAAAGTATAAAACTATCTAATAGTAATTTATCAATTTTTTTATTTATATTTAAAGAATATTCATTATCCAATTTTCCATTTATAAAAATCCTTTTAACTGTCATCTTATTTTGAGTAAGAGTACCAGTTTTATCAGAACATATAACTGAAATTGAACCAAGAGCTTCAATAGATTTTAATTCTTTTACTATTGCATTTTCCTTAGCAAGTTTTTCAGTTTCTAATGATAATACTATTGTGATAATAGGGTTTAATGATTCTGGAATTGCTGCAACAGCTAAAGCTACAGCAAGCAATAATGAATCAAGAATAGTATTTCCATGATATACATATATTCCAAAAATAAATATACAAAGAATTACTATAGCAAGAGTTAATCTTTTTCCAAATATATCTAAAGATTTTTGTAATGGAGTTACATTTTCTTCTGTTTGGTCTAAAAGAGTAGCAATTTTACCTAGCTCTGTACTCATTCCAGTTTCTGTAATTAAAATTTTAGCTCTACCATAGTTTACAAGACTTCCTGAAAAAACCATATTTACTTGATCACCTAAGGCTAAGTCTTCATAGTCTAATATTTCATCAGTTTTTTCTATTGAATTTGATTCACCAGTAAGTGAATTTTCATTTACAAGTAATGAAAAGTTTTCAATTATTCTTCCATCTGCTGGAACAATATCCCCAGCTTCTATAATAACGATATCTCCAGGAACTAACTCTGATGAATCAAGCTCTAACTGTTCATGGTCTCTAATAACCTTACATTTTGGTGACGACATTTTCTTTAGACTATCTAGAGATTTTTGAGCTTTAACAGTTTGATAAGCACCAAGAATTGAGTTTAAAATAAGAACTAAAACTATAACAAAGCTACTTTCTTCATTCCCAGAAAAAAATGAAATAATTGCAGCAACAAGTAAAATAATCACAAGAGAGTCTTTAAATTGATTGAAAAAAATTTTTATAAGCCCATCTTTTTCTTTCTCAATAAATTTATTTTCTCCATATTTTTTTATTCTTTTCTGTACTTCTTCATCTGTTAAACCAGTAGAAACTGTTTCAAATTCTTCAAATAACTGTTTCTTAGATTTTGTAAAATGTTTCATTTCACATCTCCTTTTATTTTAATTTATAAAATATAAAAAACTTCTGATATGAAAAAATTCATACCAAAAGTCTTGTTACCATTAATGGTTACAGTACCAGAAATAAATTTCGTGATGTTGATACTGTAATTATAACTACTCCCTTTTATTATGAGAAATATTTTAATTAATTTCCTAAATTTTGAACAATTATAACACAATGAATATATAAAATCAATAGTTTTTTATTGATTTTTATTTTTAATTATGTTATTATGAAAACATAGGAAGTAAAAATAGTTATAGGAGGAATGATAAAATGTCTGTTGTATCTTATAAGCAAGAAAATTTTATAGGTATTGTAACTATTGAAAGACCTGAAGCATTAAATGCTTTAAACTCTCAAGTGTTAGATGAGTTAAGTGCTACTTTTGCAAGTATTAATTTGGAAACAACAAGAGTAGTTTTATTAACTGGTTCTGGTTCTAAATCTTTTGTTGCAGGAGCTGATATTGCTGAAATGTCTACTCTAAACAGTGATGAAGGAACTAAATTTGGCTATAAGGGGAATGAAATATTTAGAAAAATTGAAACTTTTCCTCTTCCAGTTATAGCAGTTATTAATGGTTTTGCTTTAGGTGGAGGTTGTGAGTTAGCAATGAGTTGTGATTTTAGAATTTGTTCTGAAAATGCAATTTTTGGTCAACCAGAAGTTGGTTTAG
It encodes:
- a CDS encoding cation-translocating P-type ATPase, whose amino-acid sequence is MKHFTKSKKQLFEEFETVSTGLTDEEVQKRIKKYGENKFIEKEKDGLIKIFFNQFKDSLVIILLVAAIISFFSGNEESSFVIVLVLILNSILGAYQTVKAQKSLDSLKKMSSPKCKVIRDHEQLELDSSELVPGDIVIIEAGDIVPADGRIIENFSLLVNENSLTGESNSIEKTDEILDYEDLALGDQVNMVFSGSLVNYGRAKILITETGMSTELGKIATLLDQTEENVTPLQKSLDIFGKRLTLAIVILCIFIFGIYVYHGNTILDSLLLAVALAVAAIPESLNPIITIVLSLETEKLAKENAIVKELKSIEALGSISVICSDKTGTLTQNKMTVKRIFINGKLDNEYSLNINKKIDKLLLDSFILCTDATDTIGDPTETALIHLTQKYDMSFRDERKDSKRISEIPFDSVRKLMTVLYEDKKGKYIVFTKGAFDSLITRFKYFIDENGNIQDINQEFIKKIEKVNNDLAEEGLRVLTFAYKHIDEEKELTTQDEVSYIFHALVGMIDPPREESKVAVQECIRGGIKPVMITGDHKITARTIAKNIGIFKDGDIAIEGVELEKMSDEELEKSVEKISVYARVSPEHKIRIVNAWQKLGKICAMTGDGVNDAPALKKANIGIAMGITGTEVSKNAASMILADDNFSTIVKAIITGRNVYRNIKNAIGFLLSGNTAAILAVLYSSLANLPVIFSPVQLLFINLLTDSLPSIAVGVEPKNEDILDEKPRDPNEAILTKRFSSKLMIEGVLIAVFIIIAFYIGLKDSALKGSTMAFATLCLARLFHGIDYRGQRNVFAIGFFKNKFSLIAFGLGFILLNAVLLIPSVYTVFGITKIEPINFVEIYVLSLIPTILIQIYKAIKYR
- a CDS encoding enoyl-CoA hydratase-related protein, coding for MSVVSYKQENFIGIVTIERPEALNALNSQVLDELSATFASINLETTRVVLLTGSGSKSFVAGADIAEMSTLNSDEGTKFGYKGNEIFRKIETFPLPVIAVINGFALGGGCELAMSCDFRICSENAIFGQPEVGLGITPGFGGTQRLARLVGLGKAKELIYTANNIKANTALDIGLVNYVYPQENLMEEAMKLAGKIAKNAPFAVRACKKAINEGIDTDMDRAIIIEEKLFGSCFATEDQKVGMKAFLDKVKGVEYKNK